In one window of Prionailurus bengalensis isolate Pbe53 chromosome B3, Fcat_Pben_1.1_paternal_pri, whole genome shotgun sequence DNA:
- the SIVA1 gene encoding apoptosis regulatory protein Siva isoform X2, with protein sequence MPKRGCTFADAAPLQLKVRVGQRELSRGVCAERYSREIFEKTKQLLFRGAQAYMDHLWEEGCAIVDLPESPKPGPTEALGTPRGQMLIGPDGRLTRSRAQASEADPSGAATRACSSCVRAVDGKAACGQCERALCGRCVRICCSCGAVACALCALVESGVGTVDVVFPGRVLAVGGGSCGDVQETVLCASCATFEA encoded by the exons ATGCCCAAGCGGGGCTGTACCTTCGCGGACGCGGCCCCGCTGCAGCTGAAGGTCCGCGTTGGCCAGAGGGAGCTGAGCCGCGGCGTATGCGCCGAGCGGTACTCGCGGGAGATCTTCG AGAAAACCAAGCAGCTCCTTTTTCGAGGGGCCCAGGCCTATATGGACCACTTGTGGGAGGAAGGCTGTGCCATCGTTGACCTGCCAGAGTCCCCGAAGCCTGGCCCCACAGAGGCCCTTGGGACCCCCCGTGGGCAGATGCTGATCGGACCGGATGGCCGACTGACCAGGAGCCGAGCCCAGGCCTCCGAAGCTG ACCCGTCCGGGGCAGCGACCAGGGCCTGCTCCTCCTGCGTGCGAGCCGTGGACGGGAAGGCGGCGTGTGGCCAGTGTGAGCGCGCCCTGTGTGGGCGGTGCGTGCGAATCTGCTGCAGCTGCGGGGCCGTGGCCTGCGCGCTGTGCGCCCTTGTGGA GTCTGGTGTCGGGACTGTCGACGTGGTTTTTCCCGGCAGGGTGCTCGCCGTTggtggaggcag
- the ADSS1 gene encoding adenylosuccinate synthetase isozyme 1 isoform X2, which yields MFPTLEVDVEGQLKRLKGFAERIRPMVRDGVYFMYEALHGTPKKILVEGANAALLDIDFGTYPFVTSSNCTVGGVCTGLGIPPQNIGEVYGVVKAYTTRVGIGAFPTEQINEIGDLLQSRGHEWGVTTGRKRRCGWLDLMILRYAHMVNGFTALALTKLDILDALDEVKVGVSYKLNGKRIPYFPANQEILQKVEVEYETLPGWKADTTGARKWEDLPPQAQNYIRFVENHVGVAVKWVGVGKSRDSMIQLF from the exons ATGTTCCCCACCCTGGAAGTGGATGTTGAAGGTCAACTCAAAAGGCTCAAG GGCTTTGCTGAGCGGATCCGACCCATGGTCCGAGACGGCGTCTACTTTATGTACGAGGCACTCCACGGCACACCCAAAAAGATCCTCGTGGAAGGTGCCAACGCAGCCCTCCTTGACATTGATTTCG GGACCTACCCTTTTGTGACATCATCCAACTGCACCGTGGGCGGCGTGTGCACGGGCCTGGGCATCCCGCCACAGAACATAGGCGAGGTCTATGGCGTGGTGAAGGCCTACACCACACGCGTGGGCATCGGCGCCTTCCCCACCGAGCAGATCAAC GAAATCGGGGACCTGCTACAGAGCCGTGGCCACGAGTGGGGGGTGACCACGGGCAGGAAGAGGCGCTGTGGCTGGTTGGACCTGATGATTCTGCGATACGCGCACATGGTCAACGGCTTTACCGC GCTGGCCTTAACAAAGCTGGACATCCTGGATGCCCTGGACGAGGTCAAAGTCGGTGTCTCGTACAAGCTGAACGGGAAGAGGATCCCCTATTTCCCAG CTAACCAGGAGATACTGCAGAAGGTCGAGGTCGAATACGAAACACTGCCTGGGTGGAAGGCGGACACCACGGGCGCCAGGAAGTGGGAGGACCTCCCCCCGCAGGCCCAGAACTACATCCGGTTCGTGGAGAATCACGTCGGAGTGGCAG TGAAATGGGTTGGTGTCGGCAAATCAAGAGATTCCATGATCCAGCTGTTTTAG
- the ADSS1 gene encoding adenylosuccinate synthetase isozyme 1 isoform X1 — protein MSGTRASSNDRPPGSGGVKRGRLQQEAAATGSRVTVVLGAQWGDEGKGKVVDLLATDADIISRCQGGNNAGHTVVVDGREYDFHLLPSGIINTKAVSFIGNGVVVHLPGLFEEAEKNEKKGLKDWEKRLIISDRAHLVFDFHQAVDGLQEVQRQAQEGKNIGTTRKGIGPAYSSKAARTGLRICDLLSDFDEFSARFKNLAHQHRSMFPTLEVDVEGQLKRLKGFAERIRPMVRDGVYFMYEALHGTPKKILVEGANAALLDIDFGTYPFVTSSNCTVGGVCTGLGIPPQNIGEVYGVVKAYTTRVGIGAFPTEQINEIGDLLQSRGHEWGVTTGRKRRCGWLDLMILRYAHMVNGFTALALTKLDILDALDEVKVGVSYKLNGKRIPYFPANQEILQKVEVEYETLPGWKADTTGARKWEDLPPQAQNYIRFVENHVGVAVKWVGVGKSRDSMIQLF, from the exons ATGTCGGGAACCCGAGCCTCCTCCAATGACCGGCCCCCCGGCTCGGGCGGCGTCAAGCGGGGACGGCTGCAGCAGGAGGCGGCGGCCACCGGCTCCCGGGTGACCGTGGTGCTGGGCGCGCAGTGGGGGGACGAGGGCAAAGGCAAGGTGGTGGACCTGCTGGCCACGGACGCCGACATCATCAGTCGCTGCCAG GGCGGAAACAACGCGGGCCACACGGTGGTGGTGGACGGCAGGGAGTACGACTTCCACCTGCTGCCCAGCGGCATCATCAACACCAAGGCCGTGTCCTTCATCG GCAATGGGGTGGTCGTCCACTTACCCGGTTTGTttgaagaagcagaaaagaatgagaagaaag GTCTGAAGGACTGGGAGAAAAGGCTCATCATCTCTGACCGCGCCCACCTGG TGTTTGACTTTCACCAGGCGGTGGACGGGCTGCAGGAAGTACAGCGACAGGCGCAGGAGGGGAAGAA TATCGGCACCACCAGGAAGGGGATCGGACCTGCCTACTCTTCCAAAGCGGCCCGCACGGGCCTCCGCATCTGTGACCTGCTGTCGGACTTTGATGAATTTTCCGCCAG ATTCAAGAACCTGGCTCACCAGCACCGGTCCATGTTCCCCACCCTGGAAGTGGATGTTGAAGGTCAACTCAAAAGGCTCAAG GGCTTTGCTGAGCGGATCCGACCCATGGTCCGAGACGGCGTCTACTTTATGTACGAGGCACTCCACGGCACACCCAAAAAGATCCTCGTGGAAGGTGCCAACGCAGCCCTCCTTGACATTGATTTCG GGACCTACCCTTTTGTGACATCATCCAACTGCACCGTGGGCGGCGTGTGCACGGGCCTGGGCATCCCGCCACAGAACATAGGCGAGGTCTATGGCGTGGTGAAGGCCTACACCACACGCGTGGGCATCGGCGCCTTCCCCACCGAGCAGATCAAC GAAATCGGGGACCTGCTACAGAGCCGTGGCCACGAGTGGGGGGTGACCACGGGCAGGAAGAGGCGCTGTGGCTGGTTGGACCTGATGATTCTGCGATACGCGCACATGGTCAACGGCTTTACCGC GCTGGCCTTAACAAAGCTGGACATCCTGGATGCCCTGGACGAGGTCAAAGTCGGTGTCTCGTACAAGCTGAACGGGAAGAGGATCCCCTATTTCCCAG CTAACCAGGAGATACTGCAGAAGGTCGAGGTCGAATACGAAACACTGCCTGGGTGGAAGGCGGACACCACGGGCGCCAGGAAGTGGGAGGACCTCCCCCCGCAGGCCCAGAACTACATCCGGTTCGTGGAGAATCACGTCGGAGTGGCAG TGAAATGGGTTGGTGTCGGCAAATCAAGAGATTCCATGATCCAGCTGTTTTAG